The following are from one region of the Ruficoccus sp. ZRK36 genome:
- a CDS encoding OPT family oligopeptide transporter, with amino-acid sequence MAPAPERQLTVRAIITGFVLGAVLAPCNIYTGLKIGFSFNMSIAAALLSYAWWNSLHHFGAAKHWGLLENNINQTAASSAASILSAGLVAPIPALALLTDYKFTYPVLTLWVFTVSFVGIACALAVRRQMLDREALPFPNGVATAETITEIYSHGKEAAARVKMLLGAGLLSGGIFLFNAFVYKIPSLGLPASWGFKAPANVAAKGLDRVSWRALGMEIQPSLLLLGFGAIVGPRVGISLLLGTIIAWMLLPGPLLAHGWAQPALDGASWYTVMLEWLLWPGVSLMVAGALTSFALSMVKIFKSKLSGNKGVGSDPEASEADEIANAPGGVRYFPKKWFVLMLAVGFVGCVIAQQWIFSIPLWLGTIAFGLSFLLAVVAARVSGETGIPPIGALGKITQVTFGFLTPTTNPASFMTANLMAANVTGGAAGQCSDMLHDLKTGKLIGASLRGQVVAQIFGILAGSLAGCAAYMILIPNPQEMLLTEKWPAPAVATWKAVAEVLAEGLDTIPHGCGPAVVVAIVIGVVLACLEALLPQQRRHWVPSASSLGFAFIIPPFISLGIFVGAMLRVVAERLWKHWSAKYLIVLAAGLVAGESLAGVVQAIVSFFQP; translated from the coding sequence ATGGCCCCGGCTCCGGAAAGACAACTGACCGTCCGTGCGATTATTACCGGCTTCGTATTGGGGGCGGTTCTGGCCCCGTGTAACATTTACACCGGTCTGAAAATCGGATTCTCCTTTAACATGTCCATCGCGGCGGCTCTGCTGAGCTATGCGTGGTGGAACAGTCTGCACCACTTCGGAGCGGCGAAACACTGGGGGCTGCTGGAGAACAACATCAACCAGACGGCGGCCTCCTCGGCGGCGTCGATCCTCTCGGCCGGGTTGGTTGCGCCCATTCCGGCGCTGGCCCTGCTGACGGACTACAAGTTTACCTATCCGGTGCTCACGCTGTGGGTCTTCACGGTGAGCTTTGTCGGGATCGCCTGTGCGCTGGCCGTGCGGCGACAGATGCTGGATCGCGAGGCGCTACCGTTCCCGAACGGCGTAGCGACAGCCGAGACGATCACCGAAATCTACTCCCACGGCAAGGAAGCCGCCGCACGCGTCAAAATGCTTCTCGGGGCGGGGCTGCTATCGGGCGGCATCTTTTTGTTTAACGCCTTCGTGTATAAAATTCCTTCGCTGGGGCTGCCTGCTTCGTGGGGGTTCAAGGCCCCGGCTAACGTCGCGGCCAAGGGCCTCGACCGAGTGAGCTGGCGGGCGCTCGGGATGGAGATCCAGCCCTCGCTACTGCTGCTGGGCTTTGGGGCGATCGTGGGGCCGCGCGTAGGCATCTCTCTGCTGCTGGGGACGATCATCGCGTGGATGCTGCTGCCGGGACCGCTGCTGGCGCATGGATGGGCACAACCTGCGCTGGACGGGGCGAGCTGGTACACGGTCATGCTGGAGTGGCTGCTGTGGCCGGGGGTCAGCCTGATGGTGGCCGGGGCGTTGACGTCGTTTGCCCTGTCAATGGTGAAGATTTTTAAGAGCAAGCTCTCGGGGAATAAGGGCGTGGGTAGCGACCCCGAAGCGAGCGAAGCCGACGAAATCGCCAATGCTCCCGGCGGGGTGCGCTACTTCCCGAAGAAGTGGTTCGTGCTCATGTTGGCAGTGGGCTTCGTGGGCTGCGTGATCGCGCAGCAGTGGATTTTCTCGATCCCGCTGTGGCTGGGCACGATTGCCTTCGGGCTGTCGTTCCTGCTCGCGGTGGTGGCGGCTCGCGTCTCCGGTGAGACGGGTATCCCGCCCATCGGCGCGCTGGGTAAGATCACGCAGGTGACCTTTGGCTTTCTGACGCCGACCACGAACCCCGCGAGCTTCATGACCGCTAACCTGATGGCGGCCAACGTCACCGGCGGGGCCGCCGGGCAGTGCTCGGACATGCTGCACGACCTCAAGACCGGTAAGCTCATCGGTGCGAGTCTGCGCGGTCAGGTCGTGGCGCAGATTTTCGGGATTTTGGCTGGTTCGCTGGCCGGCTGTGCGGCGTACATGATCCTGATCCCCAATCCGCAGGAAATGCTCCTGACGGAAAAATGGCCCGCTCCGGCGGTGGCCACCTGGAAGGCCGTAGCCGAGGTGCTGGCCGAGGGGCTGGACACGATCCCGCACGGCTGTGGCCCGGCGGTCGTCGTGGCTATCGTGATCGGGGTGGTGCTGGCCTGTCTGGAGGCCCTGCTGCCGCAGCAGCGTCGCCACTGGGTGCCGAGCGCGTCGAGCCTGGGCTTTGCGTTCATTATCCCGCCCTTCATCAGTCTGGGGATCTTTGTGGGTGCCATGCTGCGAGTGGTTGCCGAGCGCCTCTGGAAGCACTGGAGCGCCAAGTACCTGATCGTGCTGGCGGCCGGGCTGGTTGCCGGGGAGAGTCTCGCCGGAGTGGTGCAGGCCATTGTCAGCTTTTTCCAGCCCTGA